The following are encoded together in the Triticum dicoccoides isolate Atlit2015 ecotype Zavitan chromosome 6B, WEW_v2.0, whole genome shotgun sequence genome:
- the LOC119325354 gene encoding electron transfer flavoprotein subunit beta, mitochondrial-like — protein MKILVAVKRVVDYAVKVRVRPDRTGVDTASVKMSMNPFCEIAVEEALRLREAGAASEVVAATVGPAQAADTLRTALAMGADRAVHVLHDPDPARPLLPLAVAKILRALALQEAPGLLILGKQAIDDDCNQTGQMLAALLNWPQGTFASKVIIDKDKQKATVEREVDGGTETICLDLPAVITTDLRLNQPRYATLPNIMKAKSKVIKKVTPGDLNVDVRSDMEVLRVDEPPKRKAGVILSSVDELLDKLKNEARVL, from the exons ATGAAGATCCTGGTGGCGGTGAAGCGGGTGGTGGACTACGCGGTGAAGGTGCgggtccggccggaccggacgggCGTCGACACGGCCAGCGTCAAGATGTCCATGAACCCCTTCTGCGAGATCGCGGTCGAGGAGGCGCTGCGGCTGCGCGAGGCCGGCGCCGCCTCCGAGGTCGTCGCCGCCACCGTCGGCCCCGCGCAGGCCGCCGACACGCTCCGCACCGCGCTCGCCATGGGCGCCGACCGCGCCGTCCACGTCCTCCACGACCCCGACCCCGCCCGCCCGCTCCTCCCGCTCGCCGTCgccaagatcctccgcgccctcgcGCTCCAGGAGGCCCCCGGCCTCCTCATCCTCGGCAAGCAG GCAATTGATGATGATTGCAACCAAACAGGACAAATGCTAGCTGCTTTGCTCAACTGGCCGCAGGGTACCTTCGCATCAAAG GTGATAATTGACAAAGATAAGCAAAAAGCTACTGTTGAGCGAGAGGTCGATGGTGGAACCGAAACCATCTGCTTGGATTTACCGGCAGTGATCAC GACTGATCTGAGGCTGAACCAGCCCCGGTACGCGACGCTGCCAAACATAATGAAGGCGAAGTCGAAGGTGATCAAGAAAGTCACCCCTGGCGACCTGAACGTCGATGTCAGGTCAGACATGGAGGTGCTCCGGGTGGACGAGCCGCCAAAGAGGAAAGCCGGGGTGATCCTCTCGTCGGTCGACGAGCTCCTTGACAAACTGAAAAACGAAGCCCGTGTGCTGTAA
- the LOC119325233 gene encoding uncharacterized protein LOC119325233 gives MEQGWASWFGAGVTSAFFASLERCSCINLSTDDDDDEEEANDRPLMLAAAPSDQPLHDAPAVAAGKEEEQEQGPPLPPV, from the coding sequence ATGGAGCAGGGCTGGGCGAGCTGGTTCGGCGCCGGCGTCACCTCCGCCTTCTTCGCCTCCCTCGAGCGCTGCTCCTGCATCAACCTCTccaccgacgacgacgacgatgaggaggaggccaACGACCGCCCCCTCATgctcgccgccgccccctccgacCAGCCCCTGCACgacgcccccgccgtcgccgccggcaaggaggaggagcaggagcagggTCCTCCCCTCCCGCCCGTGTGA